The following coding sequences lie in one Rutidosis leptorrhynchoides isolate AG116_Rl617_1_P2 chromosome 4, CSIRO_AGI_Rlap_v1, whole genome shotgun sequence genomic window:
- the LOC139842444 gene encoding protein ALP1-like, whose protein sequence is MLGSIDCMHWAWKNCPVAWKGQYTRGDHGHPTIMLEAVASYDMWIWHAFFGMAGSNNDISVLNHSPLFDSLRKDRAAPSSFEVNENQYPFGYYLADGIYPDWTTLIKGYTTPIEEPRKKFTKFQASARKDVERTFVVLQGRFAILKTPARVMSVNKMRKIMYSCIVMHNMIQEDNGFALSTWEQEWLDKPENRPRRNIRRRVEDRRSREKEIRDRDVHDQLREDLTAHIWNLPPNFRSMHN, encoded by the coding sequence ATGTTGGGTAGTATTGACTGTATGCATTGGGCATGGAAAAATTGTCCCGTTGCATGGAAAGGTCAATATACGAGAGGTGATCACGGTCACCCGACGATCATGCTTGAAGCGGTTGCTTCATACGATATGTGGATATGGCATGCGTTTTTTGGGATGGCGGGTTCAAACAATGACATTAGTGTGTTAAATCATTCTCCGTTGTTTGATTCCCTTCGTAAGGATAGAGCCGCACCTTCATCGTTTGAAGTAAACGAAAACCAGTATCCCTTTGGTTACTACTTGGCGGACGGGATATATCCCGATTGGACAACACTAATAAAGGGGTATACGACTCCTATTGAAGAGCCTAGGAAAAAATTTACTAAATTTCAAGCGAGTGCTAGAAAGGATGTTGAGCGTACATTTGTTGTTTTACAAGGTCGGTTTGCGATTTTAAAAACACCGGCACGAGTTATGAGTGTTAATAAGATGAGAAAGATAATGTATAGTTGTATTGTTATGCACAACATGATACAAGAAGATAACGGGTTTGCGTTAAGTACTTGGGAACAAGAATGGTTAGATAAACCCGAAAACCGGCCTCGTCGCAATATTCGGAGAAGAGTCGAAGATCGTCGATCACGAGAGAAAGAGATTCGCGATCGAGACGTGCACGATCAACTTCGTGAAGATTTAACGGCTCATATTTGGAACCTCCCGCCAAACTTTCGCTCGATGCATAACTAG